Proteins from one Falco naumanni isolate bFalNau1 chromosome 2, bFalNau1.pat, whole genome shotgun sequence genomic window:
- the ESD gene encoding S-formylglutathione hydrolase, which produces MALKQVSSNKCFEGFQKVFEHDSAELKCKMKFGIYLPPKAETGKCPVLYWLSGLTCTEQNFITKAGFHQAAAEHGLIVVAPDTSPRGCNIEGEDESWDFGTGAGFYVDATEDPWKTNYRMYSYIKDELPKLINANFPTDPERMSIFGHSMGGHGALILALKNPGKYKSVSAFAPICNPIQCQWGKKALGGYLGSDVSKWEAYDATQLVKSCPDSHLDILIDQGKDDQFLSAGQLLPDNFIAACTERKIPVVFRLQQGYDHSYFFIATFINDHIKHHAKYLNA; this is translated from the exons ATGGCACTGAAACAGGTTTCCAGCAACAAATGCTTTGAGGGTTTCCAGAAGGTGTTTGAACATGACAG TGCAGagctaaaatgcaaaatgaaatttggAATCTACTTGCctccaaaagcagaaactggAAAGTGTCCTGTGCTGTATTGGCTCTCGG ggTTAACTTgcacagaacagaattttataACGAAAGCTGGTTTTCAtcaggctgcagctgaacaTGGCCTTATTGTAGTCGCGCCAGACACAAGCCCAC GTGGCTGCAATATTGAAGGAGAAGATGAAAGCTGGGATTTTGGCACCGGTGCTGGTTTTTATGTGGATGCTACTGAAGATCCTTGGAAAACAAACTATAGGATGTATTCCTACATAAAGGATGAG CTGCCTAAGCTAATAAATGCCAATTTTCCAACTGACCCTGAACGGATGTCTATATTTGGGCATTCCATGGGAGGTCATGGAGCTCTTATTCTTGCTCTGAAGAATCCTGGAAAGTACAAG TCTGTATCAGCATTTGCTCCTATCTGCAACCCAATTCAGTGTCAGTGGGGGAAGAAAGCCCTTGGTGGTTATCTGGGATCAGATGTAAGCAAATGGGAG GCATATGATGCTACACAACTTGTGAAGTCCTGTCCAGATTCTCACCTGGACATCTTGATTGATCAAGGCAAAGATGACCAGTTCCTATCAGCGGGCCAATTATTGCCTGATAACTTCATTGCTGCCTGCACAGAGCGGAAAATCCCGGTGGTTTTTAGACTGCAGCAG GGTTATGATCACAGCTATTTTTTCATTGCTACATTTATTAATGACCACATCAAACACCATGCGAAATACCTCAATGCTTGA